In Methylovirgula sp., a single genomic region encodes these proteins:
- a CDS encoding Bax inhibitor-1/YccA family protein, whose protein sequence is MSDFDRNTARWGQTVPQAGRAQIDQGLRSYMLGVYNNMVIGLAITGLIAYGANMLAVTNDPSQAVARFGHIYLTSIGQALYFSPLKWLVIFAPLALVFFFSFQLNRMAASAARALFFVFSAAMGLSLSTLVLVYTGNSIARAFFITAASFGALSLYGYTTPRSLSAMGSFMMMGLFGLIIASVVNIFLHSTGLQFALSILTVIIFAGLTAYDTQSIKEMYYTADDSETMAKKSVNGALRLYLDFINIFTALLQLTGSRNN, encoded by the coding sequence ATGTCCGACTTCGACCGCAACACTGCCCGCTGGGGACAGACTGTCCCACAGGCCGGCCGTGCCCAGATCGACCAGGGCCTTCGCTCCTATATGCTCGGTGTTTACAACAACATGGTGATTGGCCTCGCCATCACGGGCCTCATCGCCTATGGCGCCAACATGCTCGCGGTGACGAACGATCCGTCGCAGGCGGTCGCGCGCTTCGGCCATATCTATCTCACGTCGATTGGCCAGGCGCTCTATTTCAGCCCGCTGAAATGGCTCGTCATCTTCGCGCCGCTCGCGCTGGTATTCTTCTTCTCGTTCCAGCTGAACCGCATGGCGGCCTCGGCCGCGCGCGCGCTGTTCTTCGTGTTCTCGGCAGCGATGGGCCTGTCGCTTTCGACCCTCGTGCTGGTCTACACAGGTAACTCGATTGCCCGCGCGTTCTTCATCACCGCAGCTTCGTTCGGCGCGTTGAGCCTCTACGGCTACACGACGCCGCGCTCGCTCTCGGCGATGGGCTCGTTCATGATGATGGGTCTGTTTGGCCTTATCATCGCAAGCGTGGTCAACATCTTCCTGCACAGCACGGGCCTTCAGTTCGCGCTGAGCATTCTGACAGTGATCATTTTCGCCGGCCTCACGGCGTATGACACGCAGTCGATCAAGGAAATGTATTACACCGCTGACGATTCCGAGACGATGGCGAAGAAGTCGGTCAATGGCGCGCTGCGTCTCTATCTCGACTTCATCAATATCTTCACCGCGTTGCTTCAGCTCACCGGGTCGCGCAACAACTAA
- a CDS encoding DUF2794 domain-containing protein produces MEPTDENYFAAQVVPLRRNDTAASPRPAPPPAQVTFNRQELREIFDLYGRMVAAGEWRDYALDFTIQKAVFSIYRRAAEFPLYRIEKNPKTARKQGAYSVVTATGLILKRGHELKPVINVLEKKLNLVSG; encoded by the coding sequence ATGGAGCCAACGGACGAAAATTACTTTGCGGCTCAAGTCGTGCCTCTCAGACGCAACGACACCGCCGCTAGTCCCCGCCCTGCCCCACCGCCCGCGCAGGTCACTTTCAACCGGCAGGAACTGCGCGAAATTTTCGATCTTTACGGCCGTATGGTCGCGGCCGGGGAATGGCGCGATTACGCGCTGGATTTCACTATCCAGAAAGCGGTTTTCTCGATCTATCGGCGGGCCGCCGAATTTCCGCTCTATCGAATCGAGAAAAACCCAAAAACGGCGCGCAAGCAGGGTGCCTATAGCGTCGTCACTGCGACCGGCCTGATCCTCAAGCGCGGGCACGAATTAAAGCCCGTCATCAATGTGCTTGAGAAGAAGTTGAACCTCGTTTCAGGATGA